One Glycine max cultivar Williams 82 chromosome 4, Glycine_max_v4.0, whole genome shotgun sequence DNA segment encodes these proteins:
- the LOC100775992 gene encoding uncharacterized protein, whose amino-acid sequence MDPCPFSRLTVRNLALKIPVASKPARSVVHPSSSPCFCKIQLKNFPLQSAVVPFIPPDSLFPDSLVHPIAATFHLSKSDLDKLAGKSIFSAKLCLKISIYTGRRGSTCGVSSGRLLGRVSVPLDLTGTVAKTTVFHNGWIRIGKDAKGSSAQFHLNVKAEPDPRFVFQFDGEPECSPQVFQIQGNISQPVFTCKFSFRNNGDRNHRSRSLQSEPGGSRSWLSSFGSERERPGKERKGWSITVHDLSGSPVAAASMVTPFVASPGSDRVSCSNPGSWLILRPSDGTWKPWGRLEAWRERGGSDGLGYRFELIPDTNGGMSAAGIVLAESTLSSNKGGKFVIDLSCRNAVNGSGNGGSNGRATPGSATSPACSPRSSGDYGYGLWPYCMYRGFVMSASVEGEGRCSKPTVEVSVPHVNCTEDAAAFVALAAAVDLSVDACRLFSQRLRKELCQQLDLLG is encoded by the exons AtggatccttgccctttctCCAGACTCACCGTTCGCAACCTCGCCCTCAAAATTCCCGTCGCTTCCAAACCCGCGCGCTCCGTTGTtcatccttcttcttctccctgTTTCTGCAAAATCCAGCTCAAGAATTTTCCTCTTCAATCCGCCGTCGTTCCCTTCATTCCTCCGGATTCCCTCTTCCCTGACTCCCTGGTCCATCCTATCGCTGCTACTTTCCACCTCAGCAAGTCCGATCTCGACAAGCTCGCCGGCAAATCCATCTTCTCCGCCAAGCTCTGCCTCAAAATCTCTATCTACACCGGCCGTCGCGGCTCCACCTGCGGCGTCAGCTCCGGGAGACTCCTCGGCAGAGTTTCCGTTCCCTTGGATCTCACCGGAACGGTAGCCAAAACCACAGTGTTCCACAATGGATGGATTAGGATAGGAAAAGACGCCAAAGGCTCTTCCGCTCAGTTCCATTTGAATGTTAAAGCCGAACCCGATCCTCGATTCGTCTTCCAGTTCGACGGCGAACCTGAATGCAGTCCTCAGGTTTTCCAGATCCAAGGCAACATTTCACAACCTGTCTTCACCTGCAAGTTCAGTTTCAGAAACAACGGCGACCGAAATCACCGTTCCAG GTCGTTACAGTCGGAACCGGGAGGTTCTAGAAGTTGGTTGAGTTCGTTCGGAAGCGAGCGCGAGCGACCGGGGAAGGAACGCAAGGGATGGTCCATAACGGTTCACGATCTTTCCGGTTCACCGGTGGCCGCAGCTTCTATGGTCACGCCTTTCGTCGCTTCGCCCGGTTCGGACCGGGTGAGCTGCTCCAACCCTGGTTCGTGGCTAATTCTTCGCCCGAGCGACGGCACGTGGAAGCCATGGGGGAGGCTCGAGGCGTGGCGCGAGCGCGGCGGCTCCGACGGCCTCGGCTACCGCTTCGAGCTCATACCGGACACCAACGGCGGCATGAGCGCCGCCGGTATAGTGCTTGCGGAATCCACGCTGAGCTCCAACAAAGGAGGGAAGTTCGTCATCGATTTGAGTTGCCGCAACGCCGTTAACGGTAGCGGAAATGGTGGATCTAATGGCCGTGCGACGCCGGGGAGCGCGACTTCACCGGCGTGCAGCCCGAGGAGTAGTGGAGATTATGGATACGGTCTCTGGCCTTATTGTATGTATAGAGGTTTTGTGATGTCGGCGAGCGTGGAGGGTGAGGGGAGGTGCAGCAAGCCTACTGTGGAGGTGAGCGTGCCGCACGTGAATTGCACGGAGGATGCGGCGGCGTTTGTGGCTTTAGCGGCTGCCGTTGATCTGAGCGTGGATGCGTGCAGGCTTTTCTCTCAACGGCTGAGGAAGGAGCTGTGCCAGCAGCTGGATTTGCTTGGCTGA
- the LOC100784751 gene encoding piRNA biogenesis protein EXD1: MASSSSSSSSLPNLHPSHRAEVRIVTKASELPAAFLAPSPSSKLVIGFDNEGVKLGRDGTLCVMQLAFDDAIYIVDTIEGEENLVMKACKAALESEHVTKVIHDCKRDSEALYFQFGIRLNNVVDTQIAYSLIESQEQGKKVNDYISFVDLLADPRYCGVAYPEKEEVRLILKRNTEFWRERPLTEYKLNAAAADVRYLIHIYHKMMEKLSEKSLWYLAVRGGLYCRCFCGNAENWPPLAPEALKDENGKGPEEERIWVLDIPAGGWAREVIGDGGITIRNLRKASDAEIHIVERPPDDKAFIIGTEKEAKKAMAMVRGVWEHSEIS, from the coding sequence atggcttcttcttcttcttcttcctcctctctTCCTAATCTTCATCCATCACATCGTGCTGAAGTACGCATCGTGACGAAGGCGTCTGAACTCCCCGCTGCATTTCTTGCACCCTCCCCGTCGTCGAAGCTGGTGATCGGTTTCGACAACGAGGGCGTGAAACTGGGCCGCGATGGCACTCTCTGCGTGATGCAGCTGGCGTTCGACGACGCCATATACATCGTGGACACCATCGAAGGCGAAGAGAATCTCGTAATGAAAGCTTGCAAGGCGGCGCTGGAGTCCGAACACGTGACAAAGGTGATCCACGACTGCAAACGCGACAGCGAGGCCTTGTACTTCCAGTTCGGCATCAGGCTAAACAACGTGGTGGACACGCAGATCGCGTACTCGCTCATAGAGTCGCAAGAGCAAGGAAAGAAGGTAAACGACTACATCTCCTTCGTCGACCTTCTCGCAGATCCGCGTTACTGCGGCGTAGCGTATCCGGAGAAGGAAGAGGTTCGCTTAATCCTGAAAAGGAACACCGAGTTTTGGAGAGAGAGACCGTTGACCGAGTATAAGTTGaatgctgctgctgctgatgttCGTTATCTTATACACATTTACCACAAGATGATGGAGAAGCTGAGTGAGAAATCTTTATGGTATCTTGCGGTTCGTGGTGGATTGTATTGCCGGTGTTTCTGCGGGAACGCTGAGAATTGGCCACCTCTGGCTCCGGAAGCGCTGAAAGATGAGAACGGAAAGGGACCGGAGGAAGAAAGGATTTGGGTGTTGGATATTCCGGCGGGAGGGTGGGCGAGAGAAGTTATTGGGGACGGAGGGATAACAATTAGGAATCTTAGGAAGGCCAGCGATGCAGAAATCCACATTGTTGAAAGGCCACCGGATGACAAGGCCTTCATCATCGGAACAGAGAAGGAGGCCAAGAAAGCCATGGCTATGGTACGTGGTGTCTGGGAACATTCCGAAATCAGTTAG
- the LOC100776901 gene encoding inositol-tetrakisphosphate 1-kinase 3 isoform X1, with amino-acid sequence MRLREDLPCKNDDVCEKEEVMIENDVTVAQNHWCPVVNAGFSSPKRVVVVGYALTTKKIKSFLQPKLEGLARNKGILFVAVDHNRPLSDQGPFDIVLHKLSGKEWRQVLEDYRLSHPEVTVLDPPDAIQHLRNRQYMLQAVADMNLSDSYGTVGVPRQLVIKRDALAIPELVNKAGLTLPLVAKPLVADGSAKSHELSLAYEHFSLQNLEPPLVLQEFVNHGGVLFKVYIVGDAIKVVRRFSLPDVSNWELSKDAGIYRFPRVSCAAASADDADLDPTVAELPPRPLLEKLAKELRWRLGLRLFNLDIIREYGTRDHFYVIDINYFPGYGKMPEYEHIFTDFLLSLGQGNYKKK; translated from the exons ATGAGGTTGAGGGAGGACTTGCCGTGTAAAAACGATGACGTTTGTGAGAAAGAGGAAGTGATGATAGAGAATGATGTAACCGTGGCCCAAAATCATTGGTGTCCCGTCGTGAATGCGGGCTTTTCTTCGCCCAAGAGAGTCGTTGTGGTTGGTTACGCTCTTACCACTAAAAAGATTAAGAGCTTTTTGCAGCCTAAGCTTGAAGGTTTAGCTAG GAACAAGGGAATACTATTCGTGGCTGTTGACCACAATAGGCCTCTTTCAGATCAAGGTCCTTTTGATATTGTCTTGCATAAG TTATCAGGGAAAGAGTGGCGCCAGGTTCTTGAG GATTATAGGCTGTCACATCCGGAAGTTACTGTTCTGGATCCTCCAGATGCCATACAACATTTACGCAACCGGCAGTATATGCTTCAGGCTGTTGCGGATATGAACCTTTCTGATTCCTATG GCACTGTTGGTGTTCCTCGGCAATTAGTTATCAAGAGAGACGCATTAGCCATCCCAGAGTTGGTCAACAAAGCTGGCTTGACTTTACCCCTTG ttgCAAAGCCACTAGTTGCCGATGGAAGTGCAAAGTCCCATGAATTATCCCTTGCTTATGAGCATTTTTCCCTTCAAAATCTTGAACCTCCTCTTGTGCTCCAGGAGTTTGTCAACCATG GAGGTGTTCTCTTCAAGGTTTATATAGTTGGTGATGCTATAAAGGTTGTAAGGCGGTTTTCGTTACCTGATGTTAGCAACTGGGAACTCTCCAAAGATGCTGGTATATATCGCTTTCCAAGGGTTTCTTGTGCTGCAGCTTCTGCGGATGATGCAGATCTGGATCCTACTGTTGCCG AGCTTCCTCCAAGACCTTTACTAGAGAAACTGGCTAAGGAGCTTCGATGGCGATTG GGTCTTCGCCTATTCAACCTGGATATTATCCGTGAGTATGGAACAAGAGATCACTTTTACGTCATTGACATAAACTACTTCCCTG GGTATGGCAAAATGCCAGAATATGAACACATATTTACAGACTTCCTGTTGAGCCTGGGGCAGGGgaattacaagaaaaaatag
- the LOC100776901 gene encoding inositol-tetrakisphosphate 1-kinase 3 isoform X2, which produces MLQAVADMNLSDSYGTVGVPRQLVIKRDALAIPELVNKAGLTLPLVAKPLVADGSAKSHELSLAYEHFSLQNLEPPLVLQEFVNHGGVLFKVYIVGDAIKVVRRFSLPDVSNWELSKDAGIYRFPRVSCAAASADDADLDPTVAELPPRPLLEKLAKELRWRLGLRLFNLDIIREYGTRDHFYVIDINYFPGYGKMPEYEHIFTDFLLSLGQGNYKKK; this is translated from the exons ATGCTTCAGGCTGTTGCGGATATGAACCTTTCTGATTCCTATG GCACTGTTGGTGTTCCTCGGCAATTAGTTATCAAGAGAGACGCATTAGCCATCCCAGAGTTGGTCAACAAAGCTGGCTTGACTTTACCCCTTG ttgCAAAGCCACTAGTTGCCGATGGAAGTGCAAAGTCCCATGAATTATCCCTTGCTTATGAGCATTTTTCCCTTCAAAATCTTGAACCTCCTCTTGTGCTCCAGGAGTTTGTCAACCATG GAGGTGTTCTCTTCAAGGTTTATATAGTTGGTGATGCTATAAAGGTTGTAAGGCGGTTTTCGTTACCTGATGTTAGCAACTGGGAACTCTCCAAAGATGCTGGTATATATCGCTTTCCAAGGGTTTCTTGTGCTGCAGCTTCTGCGGATGATGCAGATCTGGATCCTACTGTTGCCG AGCTTCCTCCAAGACCTTTACTAGAGAAACTGGCTAAGGAGCTTCGATGGCGATTG GGTCTTCGCCTATTCAACCTGGATATTATCCGTGAGTATGGAACAAGAGATCACTTTTACGTCATTGACATAAACTACTTCCCTG GGTATGGCAAAATGCCAGAATATGAACACATATTTACAGACTTCCTGTTGAGCCTGGGGCAGGGgaattacaagaaaaaatag